One window of Pseudacidobacterium ailaaui genomic DNA carries:
- a CDS encoding CPBP family intramembrane glutamic endopeptidase, producing the protein MTSAKGRLSSLSWFALAAIYYVFAQQVSLRAANGLSSGDWFPLVSNLLLLFLLCIGYTGMGYAAQHQSDPLREMGLVRREGWQREFALGAALGWAGVVACVVPVAIFGSLVITFWKGSHQYLLLFVHVATLAVMSLAQEIAFRGYPFQRLIESIGPALATMLMPLLYVAVHLTNTDATAASVVVAVLFGWVLSLAYLRTRALWLAWGLHFAWNACLALLFGLPIEGTSQFSPVISSNTIGPAWLTGGDRGPEGSAIAILVMFLLMIALMKVTRDYAHRYAQPVIVPGGIPVDIDAIARRQHEAAMGVHEAQSRQQLVQIAPTSSSGNGTGANLQSGPVKQETLDGPEQKTEFPS; encoded by the coding sequence ATGACTTCCGCAAAAGGACGCCTCAGCTCCCTTAGCTGGTTTGCGCTTGCAGCCATTTATTATGTTTTCGCGCAGCAGGTGTCGCTCCGCGCAGCGAATGGACTCAGTTCAGGCGACTGGTTTCCTTTAGTAAGCAATCTGCTGCTGCTTTTCCTCCTGTGTATTGGTTACACAGGCATGGGCTACGCAGCGCAGCATCAAAGCGATCCTCTGCGGGAAATGGGCCTGGTCCGCCGGGAGGGATGGCAGCGGGAATTTGCCCTGGGCGCTGCTCTGGGATGGGCAGGAGTTGTTGCCTGTGTTGTTCCGGTGGCCATCTTCGGAAGCCTGGTCATTACTTTCTGGAAGGGAAGTCATCAGTACCTTCTGCTCTTTGTGCATGTGGCCACACTTGCGGTCATGTCGCTAGCGCAGGAAATTGCATTTCGAGGCTATCCTTTTCAAAGGCTTATCGAATCCATCGGACCCGCTCTGGCAACCATGCTCATGCCATTGCTTTATGTGGCCGTCCATCTCACAAATACGGATGCGACCGCAGCAAGCGTAGTGGTTGCAGTATTGTTTGGGTGGGTGCTTTCGCTGGCCTATCTGCGCACCCGGGCCCTGTGGCTCGCCTGGGGACTGCACTTTGCCTGGAATGCCTGTCTGGCCCTTTTGTTCGGCCTGCCCATAGAAGGAACGAGTCAGTTCAGTCCGGTAATCTCTTCCAATACCATAGGTCCGGCATGGCTTACAGGAGGTGACCGGGGACCGGAGGGAAGTGCAATCGCCATCCTTGTAATGTTCCTGCTGATGATCGCGCTCATGAAGGTAACGCGCGATTATGCACACAGATACGCTCAGCCGGTCATTGTTCCCGGGGGCATTCCTGTGGACATTGATGCCATAGCGCGTCGCCAGCATGAGGCTGCCATGGGTGTACATGAAGCGCAGAGCAGGCAACAACTGGTCCAGATCGCACCGACCTCTTCCTCCGGAAACGGGACTGGAGCAAACTTGCAATCAGGGCCAGTCAAGCAGGAAACTTTGGATGGACCGGAGCAGAAGACGGAATTTCCATCCTGA
- a CDS encoding acetyl-CoA carboxylase carboxyltransferase subunit alpha, which produces MTEQAGKVEQMQAAESVPAAWLKTELARHPQRPYPMDYIKHIFTDFSEIHGDRAFGDDPAMSCGMARFDGEEVMVIGNLKGRTVKERVQRKFGSPDPEGYRKALRAMKLAEKFGRPVFTFIDLAGAYPGIGAEERGQAEAIARNLREMARLRVPILATITGEGGSGGALALAVADRVLMLENAIYSVISPEGCASIMWRDASKRAQAAEALKLTAENVKALGCVDDVVPEPDGGAHTDAEASARFLKEKLKWHFGEVKAMPVETMLQQRFTKFRNIAQFYSS; this is translated from the coding sequence ATGACTGAGCAGGCAGGCAAAGTAGAACAGATGCAGGCGGCCGAATCGGTGCCTGCGGCGTGGTTGAAAACGGAGCTGGCGCGTCATCCTCAGCGTCCGTATCCAATGGACTATATAAAACACATCTTCACCGATTTCAGCGAGATCCATGGCGACCGGGCATTTGGCGACGATCCGGCGATGTCCTGTGGTATGGCGCGGTTTGACGGTGAAGAAGTCATGGTCATCGGGAACCTGAAAGGACGCACGGTCAAGGAGCGGGTGCAGCGAAAATTTGGCTCCCCAGACCCGGAAGGCTACCGTAAGGCCCTCCGTGCGATGAAACTCGCGGAAAAATTTGGACGTCCAGTCTTTACGTTCATTGATCTGGCAGGGGCATATCCCGGTATTGGCGCTGAGGAGCGCGGGCAGGCTGAGGCCATTGCGCGCAACCTGCGGGAGATGGCCCGCCTGCGTGTTCCCATTCTGGCCACGATCACTGGTGAGGGAGGGTCAGGAGGCGCTTTGGCGCTGGCTGTTGCAGACCGTGTTTTGATGCTGGAAAACGCCATCTATTCAGTCATTTCGCCGGAGGGTTGCGCATCCATCATGTGGCGTGACGCATCGAAGAGGGCACAGGCGGCAGAAGCGCTGAAACTGACGGCAGAGAATGTAAAGGCACTTGGCTGTGTAGATGATGTCGTCCCTGAGCCTGACGGGGGTGCCCATACTGATGCTGAAGCATCTGCACGATTCTTAAAGGAAAAGCTGAAGTGGCATTTTGGTGAAGTGAAGGCCATGCCGGTTGAAACCATGCTTCAACAGCGCTTTACGAAGTTTCGCAACATTGCGCAGTTCTATTCCTCATGA
- the dnaE gene encoding DNA polymerase III subunit alpha, whose protein sequence is MAEFTHLHLHTDYSLLDGACDVEKLVNRVADIGQKAVAITDHGNIYGAVHFFEAAKKRGIKPILGCELYICKKEDHRDDPQGDDYNHLLVLAENEEGYRNLVRITSEASLHGFYRKPRVSKKYLAEHAEGLIGFSGCLAGELCENLMAGKYEAAKAVAGQYQDIFGKGNFFLEIQDQGLELEKKIHPDLFRLEKELGIPLVATNDSHYLCDDDAHAHEILLCVQTASSIHDPKRFKFDSDQFYVKTAAEMEKLFSYAPEVVSRTMQFAERCSLKLSKVDNPFPEFAVPPGHTIDSYFEHVCREGFKKRLETSIRHLQDRGLLRHPISEYEARLEREIAIIKQMKFPGYFLIVWDFIRYAREHNIPVGPGRGSAAGSLVGYVMEITNIDPLQNELLFERFLNPERISMPDIDIDFCMNRRGEVIEYVTRKYGREQVAQIITFNTMAAKAAIKDVGRALDMPYGDVDRIAKLVPTTIGVTIEQALRDSPQLQEAYDTNQQVRELIDTAKKLEGLVRGAGVHAAGVVIAPRPLTDLVPVSRSKNDEIVTAYDMKAVEKMGLLKMDFLGLTTLTVIDDCLKMIERNQGQKLDIETIPLDDQETYEKVFHRALTSGVFQFESGGMRDVLRRYKPTSVEDLTALNALYRPGPIQGGMIDDFIERKWGRRKVEYELPELETILKETLGVIVYQEQVMQIANVLAGYSLGEADLLRRAMGKKIPEEMAKQRDRFVSGALEKGFPKDKITKIFDLMEQFAGYGFNKSHSAAYALLAYQTAYLKTHYPVEFMAALLTSEISKPENVVKYIKECREMEIPVEPPDVLFSDADFTPHGKAIRFGLTAIKNVGRNAIDSILLARKELETENKKFASFWEFCEKIDLRLMNKRVLESLIKAGALDSFGRRSQLMAAIDKAIERAQKTQRDREAGQHGLFGIFDNHPAVASSTDALPNVPDWDEHQRLQAEKEVLGFFVSGHPLDKYSEKLRNLPGVIDTATALEMKPAPGNGRRGQAPENETAIAGMIVGLKVAKSKRSGELYAQAALEDTTGKIDLICFPKDYERLKEVLKIEVPVLVRGQLRAEEDAAPKLCVSSIQALEDVKVRLPQNVRIRIPLERASDATLAELKQAILASPGPGKLMLNLEQAGEFCVMLEPIGLSVGADRAFIDRCEELLGRGMVQAID, encoded by the coding sequence ATGGCTGAATTTACCCACCTGCATCTACATACGGATTACTCGCTTCTGGACGGCGCTTGTGATGTGGAAAAACTCGTCAACCGCGTCGCTGATATTGGCCAGAAGGCAGTCGCGATTACCGACCACGGGAATATCTACGGGGCGGTACATTTTTTTGAAGCGGCCAAGAAGCGCGGTATAAAGCCGATTCTGGGCTGTGAGCTTTACATCTGCAAAAAGGAAGACCATCGAGATGATCCGCAAGGTGATGACTATAACCATCTGCTCGTGCTGGCGGAAAACGAAGAAGGGTACCGCAACCTGGTGCGGATTACTTCCGAGGCTTCGCTCCATGGTTTTTATCGCAAGCCTCGGGTGAGCAAGAAGTATCTGGCAGAACATGCTGAAGGGTTAATTGGCTTTTCAGGCTGCCTGGCGGGCGAGTTGTGCGAGAACCTGATGGCCGGCAAGTACGAGGCAGCGAAGGCGGTTGCCGGGCAATATCAGGACATTTTTGGTAAGGGAAATTTTTTTCTGGAAATCCAGGACCAGGGGCTGGAGCTGGAAAAGAAAATCCATCCTGATCTGTTCCGGCTGGAAAAAGAACTGGGCATCCCTCTGGTGGCGACCAATGACAGCCATTACCTCTGCGATGATGATGCTCATGCGCACGAGATTTTGCTGTGTGTGCAGACGGCCTCTTCCATCCATGATCCTAAGCGGTTCAAGTTTGACTCTGACCAGTTTTATGTAAAGACTGCGGCTGAAATGGAGAAGCTGTTCTCCTATGCTCCGGAGGTAGTGAGCCGCACGATGCAGTTTGCTGAGCGCTGCAGTCTGAAGCTCAGCAAAGTAGACAATCCATTTCCAGAGTTTGCTGTACCGCCGGGGCACACGATTGACAGCTACTTTGAGCACGTCTGTCGCGAAGGATTTAAAAAAAGGCTTGAAACCTCGATCCGGCATCTGCAGGACCGCGGTCTGCTGCGGCATCCGATTTCTGAGTACGAAGCGCGGCTGGAGCGTGAGATTGCCATCATTAAGCAAATGAAGTTTCCCGGTTATTTCCTGATCGTGTGGGACTTCATCCGCTATGCGCGTGAGCACAACATTCCTGTGGGACCAGGTCGAGGGTCTGCGGCAGGATCGCTCGTTGGGTATGTGATGGAGATCACAAATATTGATCCGCTCCAGAATGAGCTGCTCTTTGAGCGTTTTCTGAACCCGGAGCGTATCTCCATGCCGGACATTGATATTGACTTCTGCATGAACCGGCGGGGTGAGGTGATTGAGTACGTTACACGAAAGTATGGCCGCGAGCAGGTGGCGCAGATCATCACCTTCAATACGATGGCGGCAAAGGCTGCCATCAAAGACGTGGGCCGTGCGCTCGATATGCCATATGGTGATGTGGACCGTATCGCGAAGCTGGTGCCGACGACCATTGGGGTAACAATTGAGCAGGCCTTGCGGGATTCGCCTCAATTGCAGGAGGCCTACGATACGAACCAGCAGGTCAGAGAACTGATTGATACAGCGAAGAAGCTCGAAGGACTGGTGCGCGGGGCAGGTGTCCACGCCGCAGGAGTTGTGATTGCACCACGTCCCCTGACAGATCTGGTGCCGGTTTCTCGCAGCAAGAACGACGAAATCGTTACGGCGTATGACATGAAGGCCGTGGAAAAGATGGGCCTTCTCAAGATGGACTTTCTGGGCCTGACCACACTCACGGTCATTGATGATTGCCTGAAGATGATTGAGCGAAACCAAGGGCAGAAGCTCGATATAGAAACGATTCCGCTGGACGACCAGGAGACCTATGAGAAGGTCTTTCATCGCGCGCTGACTTCAGGGGTCTTTCAGTTTGAATCAGGAGGGATGCGTGATGTGCTGCGGCGCTACAAACCCACATCTGTAGAAGACCTGACGGCCTTAAACGCACTCTACCGTCCGGGCCCCATCCAGGGTGGAATGATCGATGATTTTATCGAGCGCAAGTGGGGCCGCAGGAAGGTTGAATATGAGCTGCCTGAGCTGGAGACGATCCTGAAGGAGACGCTGGGCGTCATCGTCTATCAGGAGCAGGTCATGCAAATCGCCAACGTGCTCGCAGGCTATTCGCTGGGAGAAGCGGACCTGCTGCGGCGCGCGATGGGCAAGAAGATTCCCGAGGAGATGGCCAAGCAGCGGGACCGTTTTGTTTCTGGCGCGCTGGAAAAGGGCTTTCCTAAGGACAAAATTACAAAGATCTTTGACCTGATGGAGCAGTTTGCAGGGTACGGCTTTAATAAGTCGCACTCGGCTGCATATGCCCTGCTGGCGTATCAGACGGCATATCTGAAGACACATTATCCGGTGGAGTTTATGGCGGCGCTCTTGACTTCGGAAATCTCCAAGCCGGAGAACGTCGTGAAGTACATCAAGGAATGTCGCGAGATGGAGATTCCTGTTGAACCTCCGGATGTGCTTTTCAGCGATGCTGATTTTACCCCGCATGGTAAGGCAATTCGATTTGGTTTAACCGCGATCAAGAATGTCGGTCGCAATGCAATTGATTCGATTCTGCTGGCGCGCAAGGAACTGGAAACAGAGAACAAGAAGTTTGCTTCTTTCTGGGAGTTCTGCGAAAAGATAGACCTGCGGCTGATGAACAAGCGAGTCCTGGAGTCGCTGATCAAGGCCGGAGCACTCGACTCCTTTGGGCGCCGTTCGCAATTGATGGCCGCAATTGACAAAGCCATTGAGCGGGCACAAAAGACGCAGCGGGATCGGGAGGCAGGACAACACGGACTGTTTGGGATTTTCGATAACCATCCGGCAGTCGCGTCATCGACGGATGCCTTGCCGAACGTTCCAGACTGGGACGAGCACCAGCGGCTTCAGGCAGAAAAAGAAGTACTAGGATTTTTTGTCTCGGGACATCCTCTGGACAAATATTCTGAGAAGCTGCGTAACCTGCCGGGCGTGATTGATACTGCCACCGCTCTTGAGATGAAGCCTGCTCCCGGGAATGGCCGCCGCGGGCAGGCACCGGAGAATGAGACGGCCATTGCCGGGATGATCGTTGGCTTGAAAGTGGCAAAGTCCAAACGTTCTGGCGAGCTTTATGCGCAGGCGGCACTGGAAGACACGACCGGGAAGATTGATCTGATCTGTTTTCCAAAAGACTATGAGCGGCTGAAAGAGGTGCTGAAGATAGAAGTGCCCGTGCTGGTGCGCGGGCAGCTTCGCGCCGAAGAAGACGCCGCGCCGAAGCTCTGTGTGTCCTCCATCCAGGCATTGGAAGATGTGAAGGTGCGGCTTCCGCAGAATGTTCGTATCCGGATTCCTCTGGAGCGCGCAAGCGATGCTACTTTAGCAGAACTGAAACAGGCGATTCTTGCTTCCCCGGGACCGGGAAAGTTAATGCTCAATCTTGAGCAGGCCGGTGAGTTCTGCGTCATGCTGGAACCAATCGGTCTGAGCGTGGGTGCAGATCGCGCTTTTATCGACCGCTGTGAGGAACTGCTGGGACGAGGAATGGTGCAGGCCATCGATTAG
- a CDS encoding inositol-3-phosphate synthase yields MSTPKTAESKIQPAKGKLGIMTVGMGSVATTLIAGVEAVRKGFAKPIGSLTQMGTIRLGKRTEGRTPLIKDFVPLADLNDIVFTGWDIFPENMYEAAEHAAVLDRDHLKSIRPFLEAIQPMPAVFDQHYVKRLHGTHVKKGKSKCDLAQQVRSDIQAFKAQVDRVVVIWCGSTEIFLEPTEVHASIESFEKGLLHDDPSIAPSQIYAYAALKEGVPFANGAPNLTVDLPCMQQLSKQTGAPICGKDFKTGQTFMKTVLAPAFKARMLGVSGWYSTNILGNRDGEVLDDPESFKTKEESKLGVLDYILQPELYPDLYKDIYHKVRINYYPPRGDNKEGWDNIDIFGWLGYPMQIKVDFLCRDSILAAPIALDLVLFLDLAQRTPELKHLGIQEWLSFYFKSPMTAEGLYPEHDLFIQSMKLKNTLRHIMGEDLITHLGLEYYD; encoded by the coding sequence ATGTCTACGCCTAAGACTGCGGAATCGAAGATCCAACCGGCAAAAGGCAAACTGGGAATTATGACAGTCGGCATGGGGTCAGTTGCGACGACCCTAATTGCCGGAGTAGAGGCAGTACGCAAAGGATTTGCAAAACCCATCGGATCATTGACGCAAATGGGCACGATCCGCCTGGGAAAGCGCACGGAAGGCCGCACTCCGCTGATTAAGGACTTTGTGCCACTGGCTGATTTGAATGATATTGTCTTTACGGGCTGGGACATTTTCCCTGAAAACATGTATGAAGCAGCCGAACATGCTGCGGTGCTGGACCGCGACCATCTTAAGAGCATCCGGCCATTTTTAGAAGCCATACAGCCGATGCCCGCGGTCTTTGATCAGCACTATGTGAAGCGCCTCCATGGTACGCACGTAAAGAAGGGCAAGAGCAAGTGCGACCTGGCGCAACAGGTACGCTCCGACATTCAGGCATTTAAGGCCCAGGTGGACCGGGTGGTTGTGATCTGGTGCGGTTCCACGGAAATTTTTCTGGAACCAACCGAGGTCCATGCAAGCATTGAGTCGTTTGAGAAGGGACTGCTCCATGATGACCCCAGCATCGCTCCGTCACAGATCTATGCCTATGCAGCACTGAAGGAAGGCGTGCCGTTTGCCAACGGAGCACCCAACCTTACGGTGGACTTGCCGTGTATGCAGCAACTTTCGAAACAGACAGGAGCGCCCATTTGCGGCAAGGACTTCAAGACGGGGCAGACCTTTATGAAAACGGTCCTCGCCCCGGCGTTTAAGGCCCGTATGCTGGGAGTTTCCGGCTGGTACTCGACCAATATTTTAGGCAATCGTGATGGCGAGGTCCTGGATGATCCGGAATCCTTTAAGACAAAAGAAGAGTCTAAGCTCGGGGTGCTGGACTATATCCTGCAGCCAGAACTTTATCCCGATTTGTACAAAGACATCTATCACAAGGTCCGCATCAACTATTACCCCCCGCGCGGCGATAACAAAGAAGGTTGGGACAATATTGACATCTTTGGATGGCTGGGCTACCCCATGCAGATCAAAGTGGACTTTCTCTGTCGCGACTCAATCCTGGCCGCACCCATTGCACTGGATCTTGTCCTGTTCCTGGACCTGGCGCAGCGCACTCCTGAGTTGAAACACCTGGGCATTCAGGAGTGGCTCAGCTTTTACTTCAAGTCGCCAATGACAGCAGAGGGACTTTATCCGGAGCATGATCTGTTTATTCAATCCATGAAGCTGAAAAATACGCTGCGGCACATCATGGGTGAAGATTTAATCACTCATCTTGGACTGGAATACTATGACTGA
- a CDS encoding DedA family protein, which yields MSEKILAVLASLIIATISAAGYAGIALLMAIESACIPLPSEIIMPFSGYLVHTGQLKLFWVATAGAFGCNLGSLVAYWIGALGGIPFIERYGKFVLLSHRDLERAERFFHRFGGITVFIGRLLPVIRTFIALPAGIGKMPQLRFHIYTFLGSWPWCYALAWFGMKLGQAWETDPRFKAAFHRFHLSVEIALLAGLVWFVWTHSKNRMGASARGEDGKAAS from the coding sequence ATGAGCGAAAAAATTTTGGCCGTCCTGGCCTCCCTGATTATTGCTACGATTTCCGCTGCAGGCTATGCAGGCATTGCTTTATTGATGGCCATTGAATCAGCATGTATCCCTCTGCCGTCGGAAATCATCATGCCTTTTTCCGGATATTTGGTACACACTGGGCAGTTGAAGCTGTTCTGGGTGGCGACGGCTGGCGCTTTCGGCTGCAATCTCGGTTCATTGGTAGCCTATTGGATCGGCGCTCTGGGTGGCATCCCGTTTATCGAACGGTACGGCAAGTTTGTACTGCTGAGTCATCGCGATCTGGAACGCGCTGAGCGCTTCTTTCATCGCTTTGGCGGGATTACGGTGTTTATTGGTCGATTGCTGCCTGTGATTCGCACGTTTATTGCGCTGCCGGCGGGCATTGGCAAGATGCCGCAGCTTCGTTTTCACATTTATACATTTTTAGGATCATGGCCATGGTGCTATGCGCTGGCCTGGTTTGGAATGAAATTGGGACAAGCCTGGGAAACAGACCCGCGATTCAAGGCAGCATTCCATCGTTTCCATCTTTCAGTAGAAATTGCGCTGCTTGCCGGCCTGGTCTGGTTTGTGTGGACACACTCAAAAAACCGCATGGGGGCCAGCGCCCGTGGTGAGGATGGAAAGGCCGCTTCGTGA
- a CDS encoding group I truncated hemoglobin: protein MPESSIYDRIGGAASVEAAVDLFYRRILADPELAPFFANVNVERLKRHQFAFLSHALGGPVRYTGAQMSQAHAHLAIEQRHFDAVASHLAQTLRALGVDDQSVQEILAAIAPLAVQIVNTRRGLASD, encoded by the coding sequence ATGCCTGAAAGCTCGATTTATGACCGCATTGGAGGGGCCGCCTCTGTAGAGGCCGCTGTAGATCTCTTTTATCGGCGCATTCTTGCCGACCCCGAGCTCGCTCCCTTTTTTGCCAATGTAAACGTGGAAAGACTCAAGCGGCACCAATTCGCGTTTCTCTCCCATGCACTGGGCGGACCCGTCCGGTACACCGGAGCACAAATGTCGCAGGCCCATGCACATCTGGCAATCGAACAGCGGCATTTTGACGCTGTTGCCTCCCACCTGGCTCAGACGTTGCGCGCACTTGGCGTGGATGACCAGAGCGTGCAGGAGATTCTTGCCGCCATCGCGCCGCTTGCTGTACAAATCGTCAACACGCGCAGAGGGCTTGCGTCCGATTAG
- the nth gene encoding endonuclease III, giving the protein MPASKSALLKGPERVPVKAAAKSHPKQERFEPKRDLAPERVKEILRRLDATYPNAECALHHRNAWELLVATILSAQCTDARVNMVTPELFRQFPTPKALANAPLPAIEKLIRSTGFYRNKAKSIQGAARKIVGDFAGQVPRTMAELLTVPGAARKTASVVLGVAYGLAEGIVVDTHVLRISRRLHLTQATEPKKVEQDLMKIIPKDRWISFSHQVIHHGRQICIARKPKCSDCPLETVCTSSDKTWSSH; this is encoded by the coding sequence ATGCCTGCTTCCAAATCAGCTCTCCTCAAAGGTCCGGAACGAGTACCCGTGAAAGCTGCGGCAAAATCGCACCCAAAGCAAGAAAGGTTTGAACCCAAACGCGATCTGGCGCCAGAGCGCGTCAAAGAGATCCTCCGGCGACTGGATGCTACTTACCCCAATGCTGAATGTGCCCTCCACCACAGGAATGCCTGGGAATTGCTGGTAGCGACGATTCTTTCTGCGCAATGCACAGATGCACGCGTGAACATGGTCACCCCGGAGTTGTTTCGTCAATTCCCTACGCCCAAGGCGCTGGCCAATGCACCCCTGCCCGCCATCGAAAAACTCATCCGCTCCACAGGTTTTTACAGGAACAAAGCGAAATCCATTCAGGGGGCCGCACGAAAAATCGTCGGCGACTTTGCTGGACAGGTACCACGCACCATGGCCGAGCTGCTTACGGTTCCCGGAGCGGCCCGCAAGACCGCCAGCGTTGTGCTGGGCGTTGCTTACGGCCTGGCAGAAGGCATTGTTGTTGACACCCATGTCCTTCGCATCTCGCGACGCCTGCATCTTACCCAGGCTACGGAGCCCAAAAAGGTCGAGCAGGATCTGATGAAGATCATCCCCAAAGACCGCTGGATCTCGTTCTCCCATCAAGTCATTCATCACGGGCGCCAGATATGCATTGCTCGTAAACCAAAATGCTCTGATTGCCCGCTGGAAACCGTCTGCACCTCCTCCGATAAGACATGGTCCTCTCATTGA
- a CDS encoding M24 family metallopeptidase, whose protein sequence is MEWMDSRQLDAILLRRNENIAWVSCGQVETTVAIPAESGVASLLLLRDGRKFYLTTNNEAGRLADEEFTGLDYEPIITPWYENTINEMVRKTVGSGKVATDLPMDGLPSVDLSLLRSPLTDAEVSRFRWLAQQAAEVTAVALRELEPGITEEEMSGLVSQKLLSRGILPTVLLMATDDRIRKYKHAVARGGVLQRFGMLNLCARKWGLAVSITRFVHFGEPPRDLIHGFAACADIHAKLLHASQKGTTSAELYAVAERAYREAGFSGEEKLHHQGGPAGYLEREWVAAPGGQQQIAEPQVLAWNPSIRGAKVEDTALLMNGRIEILTRTPTLPHIDAKIDGISYPAADILIR, encoded by the coding sequence ATGGAGTGGATGGATTCAAGGCAGCTGGATGCTATCCTCCTCCGCCGAAATGAAAACATTGCTTGGGTATCGTGCGGACAGGTAGAGACGACTGTGGCCATCCCAGCAGAAAGCGGCGTTGCGTCCCTGCTTCTGCTGCGCGATGGACGCAAATTCTACCTGACTACAAATAATGAAGCTGGGCGGCTGGCCGACGAGGAGTTTACAGGCCTGGATTATGAACCGATCATCACTCCATGGTATGAAAACACAATAAACGAGATGGTCCGTAAAACTGTCGGCTCGGGTAAAGTTGCTACGGATCTGCCGATGGATGGTCTTCCGTCTGTGGATCTTTCGCTGCTGCGTTCTCCCCTTACCGATGCAGAAGTCTCTCGTTTCCGCTGGCTGGCTCAGCAGGCAGCTGAAGTTACGGCTGTGGCCCTGCGGGAACTCGAACCAGGGATCACGGAAGAAGAGATGTCGGGGCTGGTATCCCAAAAGCTTCTCTCCCGGGGTATCCTGCCCACTGTATTGTTGATGGCCACCGACGACCGTATCCGCAAATACAAACATGCGGTGGCCCGGGGAGGCGTGTTGCAGCGTTTCGGAATGCTGAATCTCTGCGCACGCAAGTGGGGGCTGGCTGTCTCGATCACCAGATTTGTACACTTTGGAGAACCTCCGAGGGACCTGATCCATGGTTTTGCAGCCTGTGCTGACATCCATGCCAAGTTACTCCATGCCAGCCAAAAAGGTACGACCTCCGCTGAGTTATATGCCGTGGCTGAGCGCGCCTATCGCGAAGCTGGTTTCTCTGGTGAAGAAAAACTGCATCATCAGGGGGGCCCCGCCGGATATCTGGAACGCGAGTGGGTGGCCGCACCAGGCGGCCAGCAACAAATTGCCGAACCGCAGGTGCTGGCCTGGAATCCCAGCATTCGCGGTGCCAAAGTGGAAGATACGGCCCTGCTGATGAATGGCCGCATTGAAATCCTGACTCGAACACCCACCCTGCCGCACATAGATGCAAAAATAGATGGAATCAGCTATCCTGCGGCGGACATCCTGATTCGTTAA